The genomic window CTTGGCAGAGCCGTTGGTTTGGCATGATGCCGATCAGCATCGGCGTCTGGAAGTCATCGCGGAGAAAGACGTCCAGCACAGAGCATCCGTCGAGCGAGAATGAGCATACGTCCTAAGTGAATCCGCAGCCAGACAGCCGTACGTATAAAATAAGTGAAAAGAGAGCAGAGTATTGCCTGCAAGAAGATAAGTGTGCCCTAGGCAATCCGTCAGTTGTTGCTCCTGTCGACATCCGCATAATAAGCGAACGTCATTGGATCAAAGGGCACGTAGCGTTCTCCTTCGTCGAGCACAATCAGATAAGGAATTTCCCCGTCCCACAGATGATACCCCACTATCGGCCACGTTACCCATACTTCGTCGAAAGCCTTCGTCGCGGCAAT from Xylanibacillus composti includes these protein-coding regions:
- a CDS encoding YqzE family protein, producing the protein MARDVIKYATERIVRYLGTPKDERLQRKVERKATREPWQSRWFGMMPISIGVWKSSRRKTSSTEHPSSENEHTS